TTGCATCTATCGGCACACCGAAGTGTCTGCATACAGCAATCGCCGTAAGTGAATTATAGACACTGAATGTTCCTGGAATATCGATTTCCACATCGAAATTCATCAGTCCCTCCACCTTGTATGCCACTCCAAGATATCCCGGTCTGGATACCAGATGCGTATCTGTTGCCCGCAAATCTGCTTTTTCAGAAAAACCGAATGTCTCTGTCTTGCAAGTTGCGCCTGCAAATACATCCTCGAAATATTTGTCATCTACATTGGCAATTCCAATCTCACATTGCTTGAACAAAAGACCTTTGCAACGTTTGTAATCATCAAAATCCTTATGTTCATTTGGTCCAATATGATCTTTTCCCAGATTTGTAAAAATACCAATTGTAAATGGGATTCCTGCTGTACGATGAAGCATCAATCCCTGAGATGAAACCTCCATTACAACACAATCACAACCAGCTTCTACCATCTCTGCAAAATATTTGTGAATCGTATAAGATTCCGGTGTTGTATTTGCTGCCGGAATATGTTTGTCACCAATGATTGCCTCAATTGTACCAATCAGTCCGACTTTGTGACCAACTGCATCCAAGATAGATTTAATCATATAAGTTGTTGTCGTCTTACCCTTTGTTCCTGTAATACCGATTACTTTCAACTTATCTGCCGGATATCCAAAATACGCAGCTGACATCAAAGCTAAAGCATAACGTGTATCCGGAACACGGATTACTGTCATATCTTTCG
This Ruminococcus hominis DNA region includes the following protein-coding sequences:
- a CDS encoding UDP-N-acetylmuramoyl-L-alanyl-D-glutamate--2,6-diaminopimelate ligase — protein: MQLSKLLERLEYEVVQGSDQIEISTLINDSRKVENGSAFVCIKGAVVDGHEFVQQVAEKGASAVIVEDEVDAPKDMTVIRVPDTRYALALMSAAYFGYPADKLKVIGITGTKGKTTTTYMIKSILDAVGHKVGLIGTIEAIIGDKHIPAANTTPESYTIHKYFAEMVEAGCDCVVMEVSSQGLMLHRTAGIPFTIGIFTNLGKDHIGPNEHKDFDDYKRCKGLLFKQCEIGIANVDDKYFEDVFAGATCKTETFGFSEKADLRATDTHLVSRPGYLGVAYKVEGLMNFDVEIDIPGTFSVYNSLTAIAVCRHFGVPIDAIKKALKVAKVKGRIEMIKVSDDFTLMIDYAHNAMSLESLLTTLKEYNPKRLVCLFGCGGNRSKDRRYEMGEVSGRLADLTIITSDNPRFEEPQAIIDDIKTGIQKTDGKYVEICDRKEAIKYAIEHGQTGDVIVLAGKGHEDYQDIKGVKHPMDERVLIQEVLEELKAK